From Candidatus Nitricoxidivorans perseverans, the proteins below share one genomic window:
- a CDS encoding S24 family peptidase: MREKRIIPIAPAPEAGSDDACAAAEAFALRVLGDSMAPEFVEGDIIVIEPEGLAGDGSFVLARIGGEWTFRQLARVGDGWRLRALNPDYPDTAIADLSAVKGVIIQKSKPGRRRAAKRYVE, from the coding sequence ATGAGAGAGAAGCGGATCATCCCCATCGCGCCAGCGCCGGAGGCCGGGAGCGACGACGCATGCGCCGCCGCCGAAGCCTTCGCCCTGAGGGTGCTCGGCGACAGCATGGCGCCCGAGTTCGTCGAGGGCGACATCATCGTCATCGAGCCCGAAGGCCTCGCCGGCGACGGTTCCTTCGTCCTGGCGCGGATCGGGGGCGAATGGACGTTCCGTCAGCTGGCGAGGGTGGGCGACGGCTGGCGGCTGCGCGCCCTCAACCCGGACTATCCCGATACCGCGATCGCCGACCTGTCGGCCGTCAAGGGTGTCATCATCCAGAAATCGAAACCCGGCCGGCGCCGGGCCGCCAAGCGATACGTCGAATAG
- a CDS encoding NADH-quinone oxidoreductase subunit C: MSTVRFLDQPIEFAEQEGVGAPVWIGQAPDGAGLLAFAVAAHRAGGRLAAIWGSDERKNGQGFRVNCVFGIDAGHAWVRLDLAEDNPVYPDLAGIFPAANRMQRATRDMVGIAIDGGDQRPWLRHGGWPADWFPLRHDAPAADFPNGPTDYDFVRVEGKGAHEIPVGPIHAGIIEPGHFRFSVVGERVLRLEQRLGYQHKGVERRLIGMDIDRGAKLVGRISGDSTCAYAWAYAVAVESACGVEPPPRALGLRALMLERERVANHLGDLGMLGNDAAFGFGLTQFFKLKEDWVRLSHRAFGHRFMMDCIVPGGIVDTANPDAALRSAMAAQCDVVEREVRELKVLYDEHAGLQDRFLTTGAINDALAQELSLTGIAARATGTLLDGRVWSQGYEPPVPYAGLGVRPVSDVRGDVAARAAVRFAEVFESLRLIRKLVAGMPGGSARAKIAPRAGKGLGVIEGWRGEVLVGVELDAEGRILRAHPHDPSWQVWPALEHAVMKDIVPDFPLINKSFNLSYSGQDI, translated from the coding sequence ATGAGTACGGTACGGTTTCTCGACCAGCCCATCGAATTCGCCGAACAGGAGGGCGTGGGCGCCCCGGTCTGGATCGGGCAGGCGCCGGACGGCGCCGGCTTGCTGGCCTTCGCCGTCGCTGCGCACCGCGCCGGTGGCCGGCTGGCGGCGATCTGGGGCTCGGACGAGCGGAAGAACGGCCAGGGTTTCCGCGTCAATTGCGTCTTCGGCATCGACGCCGGACACGCCTGGGTGAGACTCGACCTCGCCGAGGACAACCCCGTCTATCCCGACCTTGCAGGCATCTTCCCCGCCGCCAACCGCATGCAGCGCGCCACGCGCGACATGGTCGGCATCGCCATCGACGGCGGAGATCAAAGGCCCTGGCTGCGCCACGGCGGCTGGCCGGCGGACTGGTTCCCGCTGCGCCACGACGCGCCGGCCGCCGACTTCCCCAACGGCCCCACCGACTACGACTTCGTCCGGGTCGAAGGCAAGGGCGCCCACGAGATTCCCGTCGGCCCCATCCACGCCGGCATCATCGAGCCCGGCCACTTCCGCTTCTCCGTCGTCGGCGAGCGCGTGCTGCGCCTGGAGCAGCGCCTGGGCTACCAGCACAAGGGCGTGGAGCGGCGCCTCATCGGCATGGACATCGATCGGGGCGCGAAGCTCGTCGGCCGCATCTCCGGCGACTCGACCTGCGCCTACGCCTGGGCCTACGCCGTGGCGGTGGAATCGGCCTGCGGCGTCGAGCCGCCGCCGCGCGCCCTGGGCCTGCGGGCGCTGATGCTGGAGCGCGAGCGCGTCGCCAACCATCTCGGCGACCTCGGCATGCTCGGCAACGACGCGGCCTTCGGCTTCGGTCTCACGCAGTTCTTCAAGCTCAAGGAAGACTGGGTGCGCCTGTCGCACCGGGCCTTCGGCCACCGCTTCATGATGGATTGCATCGTGCCCGGCGGAATTGTGGATACGGCCAACCCGGACGCTGCGCTGCGCTCCGCCATGGCCGCGCAGTGCGACGTCGTCGAGCGCGAGGTACGGGAACTGAAGGTCCTCTACGACGAGCACGCCGGCCTGCAGGACCGCTTCCTCACTACCGGCGCCATCAACGACGCGCTGGCGCAGGAACTCTCGCTCACCGGCATCGCCGCCCGCGCGACCGGCACGCTGCTGGACGGGCGCGTATGGAGTCAGGGCTACGAGCCGCCGGTGCCCTACGCGGGCCTGGGCGTGCGGCCGGTTTCAGACGTGCGCGGCGACGTCGCGGCGCGCGCGGCCGTGCGCTTCGCCGAGGTCTTCGAGTCGCTGCGCCTGATCCGAAAGCTGGTGGCCGGCATGCCGGGCGGCTCCGCCCGCGCGAAGATCGCGCCCCGCGCCGGGAAGGGGCTGGGCGTCATCGAAGGCTGGCGCGGCGAGGTGCTGGTGGGCGTCGAGCTGGACGCCGAGGGCCGCATCCTCCGCGCCCATCCCCACGATCCCTCCTGGCAGGTCTGGCCGGCGCTCGAACACGCGGTGATGAAGGACATCGTTCCCGACTTCCCGCTCATCAACAAGTCGTTCAACCTTTCCTACTCCGGGCAAGACATATGA
- a CDS encoding formate hydrogenlyase, with translation MIPLLKRILKTGILTEPPATVDIGPQPEVARLNDEVLRILGRALTIREVDAGSCNGCELEIHALNNAYYNIEGRGIKFVASPRHADMLLVTGPVTKNMETALKVAYDCTPDPKLVVAVGDCGCGCGEVGELFGPNYATCGAVENVIPVDARVPGCPPTPVALMQGILAAIRPRG, from the coding sequence ATGATTCCCTTGCTCAAGCGCATCCTCAAGACCGGCATCCTCACCGAGCCGCCGGCGACCGTCGACATCGGCCCGCAGCCGGAGGTGGCGCGCCTGAACGACGAGGTTCTACGCATCCTCGGCCGCGCGCTCACCATCCGCGAGGTCGACGCCGGTTCGTGCAACGGTTGCGAACTGGAGATCCACGCCCTCAACAACGCCTACTACAACATCGAGGGACGCGGCATCAAGTTCGTCGCCAGCCCCCGCCATGCCGACATGCTGCTCGTGACCGGCCCGGTCACGAAGAACATGGAGACCGCGCTGAAAGTCGCCTACGACTGCACGCCCGATCCCAAGCTGGTGGTGGCGGTGGGCGATTGCGGCTGCGGCTGCGGCGAGGTCGGCGAGCTCTTCGGCCCGAACTACGCGACCTGCGGCGCCGTCGAAAATGTCATTCCCGTCGATGCGCGCGTGCCCGGCTGCCCGCCGACGCCAGTCGCGCTGATGCAGGGCATCCTCGCCGCCATCCGACCCCGCGGCTGA
- a CDS encoding phosphate/phosphite/phosphonate ABC transporter substrate-binding protein, with protein sequence MSARLIYAVFVSALFASGAFAAEEGPHSFGVLSQRSAVLTAQYWNPIFEHVKRKTGIALRLKIARTAPESNAAIARGEYDFVYSNTIFLPATSAPGYQVILRPRSGAITGQIVTLEDSPIRTLADLQGREAGFPSKAAFVGYAVPMDHLLRQGIQVIPVFGGNQEGIMGQLKAGKVVVAGVNNEVMRAFAARENVRYRVLWESVPYHNLPVAVHPRVPGPVAAAVQSAIADMADDPEGAAVLEASARIIGQKPPLGFLKSGPADYRNYLDFYRQTVVKDIE encoded by the coding sequence ATGTCTGCGCGACTCATTTACGCGGTTTTCGTGTCGGCGCTGTTCGCCAGCGGCGCGTTTGCGGCGGAGGAGGGCCCCCATTCCTTCGGCGTGCTTTCGCAGCGGAGCGCCGTCCTCACGGCCCAGTACTGGAACCCGATCTTCGAACATGTGAAGCGCAAGACCGGGATCGCTCTGCGCCTGAAGATCGCCCGCACGGCACCGGAGTCCAACGCCGCCATCGCACGGGGCGAGTACGACTTCGTCTACTCCAACACCATCTTCCTGCCCGCCACCTCGGCGCCCGGCTACCAGGTCATCCTGCGGCCCCGTTCCGGCGCCATCACCGGCCAGATCGTCACGCTGGAGGACTCGCCCATCCGCACGCTGGCCGATCTTCAGGGGCGCGAGGCGGGTTTTCCGTCGAAGGCCGCCTTCGTCGGCTACGCCGTGCCCATGGACCATCTTTTGCGGCAGGGCATCCAGGTGATACCGGTCTTCGGCGGCAACCAGGAGGGCATCATGGGCCAGCTCAAGGCCGGCAAGGTCGTCGTCGCCGGCGTGAACAACGAGGTCATGCGCGCTTTCGCCGCCCGCGAGAACGTGCGCTACCGCGTGCTGTGGGAGTCCGTGCCGTATCACAACCTGCCCGTCGCCGTTCATCCGCGGGTGCCCGGCCCCGTCGCCGCGGCGGTGCAGTCGGCCATCGCCGACATGGCCGACGATCCCGAAGGCGCCGCGGTGCTCGAAGCCTCGGCCCGGATCATCGGCCAGAAGCCGCCGCTGGGCTTCCTTAAGTCCGGCCCGGCCGACTACCGGAACTACCTCGACTTCTATCGCCAGACCGTGGTGAAAGACATCGAGTGA
- the hyfB gene encoding hydrogenase 4 subunit B translates to MLNPLPTLLPIDALLIAACAWLAVGLAGLVAPRRFIGKFLFSVGALIGFSVGVTALCFLGQPAETAVLAIGLPTLPFHLRLDSLTAVFALLLGLASVGISVYSAGYFRSGEGAAPGLLCFEYHVFLASMLMVLLADDAYAFMVAWEGMALSSFFLVTTNHRDEEIRRAGYLYLLIAHIGAISILLSFGVMTGGAGDYTFAGMRAQQLSPFWASCAFLLALFGFGAKAGLVPVHVWLPEAHPAAPSPVSAMMSGVMLKTAIYGLLRVSFDLLGSPLWWWGVTAMAVGLVTALFGVLYATVQNDMKRLLAYSSIENIGLLAVGIGLAMIFHAFRMEALAALAMTAVLYHCLAHAGFKSLLFLCTGSVLHATGERSLSRLGGLIHRMPWVAWLALAGVISGAGLPPLSGFVSEWLLLQAFLFSPGLPHSWLNMAVPVAAALVALVAALAGFAMVKFFGIIFLGQMRDPALKDAHDAGPWEKAGLVWLTGLTVLLGVMPSTVISAIDAATRQMLGAGLADKVSEHGWWMLAPISPDRASYEPLIFLATIAAVLLLGRWLVVRLYHGRLRRTTPWDCGYVFGGPRAQDTAEGFSQPIRRIFEPMFRMEFRLPSIRDAAPRYGVKVEDHFWHWLYLPLARLVGWISTLVTTLQGGRIAIYLLYSFLTLIVLLLVARP, encoded by the coding sequence ATGCTGAACCCGCTGCCCACGCTGTTGCCGATAGACGCCCTGCTGATCGCCGCCTGCGCGTGGCTGGCGGTCGGGCTGGCGGGGTTGGTGGCGCCGCGCCGCTTCATCGGCAAGTTCCTGTTTTCAGTCGGTGCGCTGATCGGCTTCTCCGTCGGCGTCACGGCGCTGTGCTTCCTCGGCCAGCCCGCGGAAACCGCGGTGCTCGCCATCGGCCTGCCGACGCTGCCCTTCCACCTGCGCCTGGACAGCCTGACGGCCGTCTTCGCGTTGCTGCTCGGCCTCGCATCGGTCGGCATCTCGGTCTATTCCGCCGGCTATTTCCGGTCGGGCGAAGGGGCGGCGCCGGGCCTGCTCTGCTTCGAATATCACGTCTTCCTCGCCAGCATGCTTATGGTGCTGCTGGCCGACGACGCCTACGCCTTCATGGTGGCCTGGGAGGGCATGGCCCTGTCGTCCTTCTTCCTGGTCACGACCAACCATCGCGACGAGGAGATCCGCCGCGCCGGCTATCTCTACCTCCTGATCGCGCATATCGGCGCCATCAGCATCCTGCTGTCCTTCGGCGTCATGACGGGCGGAGCGGGCGACTATACCTTCGCCGGCATGCGCGCGCAGCAGCTCTCGCCCTTCTGGGCATCGTGCGCCTTCCTGCTCGCGCTCTTCGGCTTCGGCGCCAAGGCGGGCCTCGTGCCCGTCCATGTCTGGCTGCCGGAGGCGCACCCGGCGGCGCCCTCGCCGGTGTCGGCCATGATGTCCGGCGTCATGCTCAAGACCGCGATCTACGGCCTGCTGCGCGTCTCATTCGACCTGCTCGGCTCGCCGCTCTGGTGGTGGGGCGTGACGGCGATGGCGGTCGGCCTCGTCACCGCGCTGTTCGGCGTCCTCTACGCCACGGTGCAGAACGACATGAAGCGCCTGCTCGCCTATTCCTCGATCGAGAACATCGGCCTCCTGGCCGTCGGCATCGGGCTGGCCATGATCTTCCACGCCTTCCGCATGGAGGCGCTGGCCGCCCTGGCGATGACGGCGGTGCTCTACCACTGCCTTGCCCATGCCGGCTTCAAAAGCCTGCTGTTCCTGTGCACCGGCTCGGTGCTGCACGCCACCGGCGAGCGCAGCCTCTCCAGGCTCGGCGGCCTCATCCACCGCATGCCCTGGGTGGCGTGGCTCGCGCTCGCCGGCGTCATCAGTGGCGCCGGCCTGCCGCCGTTGTCGGGCTTCGTGTCCGAGTGGCTGCTGCTCCAGGCCTTCCTGTTCTCGCCCGGCCTGCCGCATTCCTGGCTCAATATGGCGGTACCCGTGGCCGCCGCGCTGGTGGCGCTGGTGGCGGCGCTGGCCGGCTTCGCCATGGTCAAGTTCTTCGGCATCATCTTCCTCGGCCAGATGCGCGATCCGGCGCTCAAGGACGCCCACGACGCCGGTCCCTGGGAGAAGGCGGGCCTCGTCTGGCTGACGGGCCTGACCGTGCTGCTGGGTGTAATGCCCTCCACCGTGATCTCCGCCATCGACGCCGCCACCCGGCAGATGCTGGGCGCGGGGCTGGCCGACAAGGTAAGCGAGCACGGCTGGTGGATGCTGGCGCCCATCTCGCCCGACCGGGCCAGCTACGAGCCGCTGATCTTCCTCGCCACCATCGCCGCCGTCCTGCTGCTGGGCCGCTGGCTGGTCGTGCGCCTCTACCACGGCCGCCTGCGGCGCACGACGCCCTGGGATTGCGGCTATGTCTTTGGCGGCCCGCGCGCCCAGGACACGGCCGAGGGCTTTTCGCAGCCGATCCGCCGCATCTTCGAGCCCATGTTCCGCATGGAATTCCGCCTCCCGTCCATCCGGGACGCCGCGCCCCGCTACGGCGTCAAGGTCGAGGATCATTTCTGGCACTGGCTCTATCTGCCCCTGGCGCGCCTGGTCGGCTGGATTTCCACCCTCGTCACGACCCTGCAGGGCGGGCGCATCGCCATCTACCTGCTCTACAGTTTCCTGACGCTCATCGTTCTGCTGCTGGTGGCCCGGCCATGA
- a CDS encoding NADH-quinone oxidoreductase subunit H — protein sequence MTGILGQLFAIVLALILAPLLTGWVNQCRAWFQNRTAPPLRQQYYMLHKLFHKDVVLAHGASPLFRFAPFLVFGCMVLACGIIPSLSTDLPFAPAADVIALVGVFGLARVFISLAAMDIGTSFGSLGGRREMLVGFLAEPALLMVIFTVAMIAQSTSMTTIVETLAHKEYVIYPSLAFAGIAFTFVSFAENARVPVDNPATHLELTMIHEAMILEYSGRHLALIEWASSLKLYAYSCLGLALFFPWGIAERDNLMALVAAIPLLVFKLAIGGFLLALIETINAKVRIFRVPEFLGTAFLLAVLGLLVRLLLEVRA from the coding sequence ATGACAGGCATCCTCGGACAGCTGTTCGCCATCGTGCTGGCCCTCATCCTGGCGCCGCTGCTCACGGGATGGGTGAACCAGTGCCGCGCGTGGTTCCAGAACCGGACGGCGCCGCCGCTGCGGCAGCAGTACTACATGCTGCACAAGCTGTTCCACAAGGATGTGGTGCTGGCCCACGGCGCCTCGCCGCTCTTCCGCTTCGCGCCCTTCCTGGTATTCGGCTGCATGGTGCTGGCCTGCGGCATCATCCCCAGCCTGTCGACCGACCTGCCGTTTGCGCCGGCGGCGGACGTCATCGCGCTGGTGGGCGTCTTCGGCCTGGCGCGCGTATTCATTTCGCTGGCGGCCATGGACATCGGCACCTCCTTCGGCAGCCTGGGCGGGCGGCGCGAGATGCTGGTCGGCTTCCTGGCCGAGCCGGCGCTGCTGATGGTGATCTTCACCGTGGCCATGATCGCCCAATCGACCTCCATGACCACCATCGTCGAGACCCTGGCGCACAAAGAGTATGTGATCTATCCGAGCCTGGCCTTCGCCGGCATCGCCTTCACCTTCGTTTCGTTCGCGGAGAACGCCCGCGTGCCGGTGGACAACCCCGCCACCCACCTCGAACTGACCATGATCCACGAGGCCATGATCCTGGAGTACTCCGGGCGCCACCTCGCGCTGATCGAGTGGGCGTCGAGCCTCAAGCTCTACGCCTATTCCTGCCTGGGCCTCGCGCTGTTCTTCCCCTGGGGCATCGCCGAGCGCGACAACCTCATGGCGCTGGTCGCGGCGATCCCGCTGCTCGTGTTCAAGCTCGCCATCGGCGGCTTCCTGCTGGCGCTGATCGAGACCATCAACGCCAAGGTGCGCATCTTCCGCGTACCCGAGTTCCTGGGCACCGCCTTCCTGCTGGCGGTGCTGGGCCTGCTGGTGCGGCTGCTGCTGGAGGTGAGGGCATGA
- a CDS encoding formate hydrogenlyase, translating to MSAAIPLSAQLINLCASVILLLAFAMLAQRRVLPLINLFALQGLTLSMSTFVVAFTTGQRHLYASAGLTLALKALLLPWILRRLVRKLWAKWDVESLVNVPTTMLIGIVLVMIAFNVAQPISLLSHTISRGTLGIALATVMLAFLMMITRTKAIPQVIGFLAMENGLFLAATSATYGMPMVVELGIALDVLVGVIILGVFFFQIRDQFDSLDIRHMERLKER from the coding sequence ATGAGCGCCGCCATCCCATTGTCCGCGCAGCTCATCAATCTCTGCGCCTCGGTGATCCTGCTGCTGGCCTTCGCCATGCTGGCGCAGCGCCGGGTGCTGCCCCTCATCAACCTGTTCGCGCTCCAGGGCCTGACCCTGTCCATGTCGACCTTCGTGGTCGCATTCACCACCGGCCAGCGCCATCTGTACGCGTCGGCGGGGCTCACGCTTGCGCTCAAGGCGCTGCTGCTGCCCTGGATCCTGCGCCGGCTGGTGCGCAAGCTCTGGGCCAAGTGGGATGTCGAATCGCTCGTCAACGTGCCCACCACCATGCTGATCGGCATCGTGCTGGTGATGATCGCCTTCAACGTCGCGCAGCCCATTTCGCTGCTCTCGCATACCATCAGCCGCGGCACGCTGGGCATCGCGCTGGCCACCGTCATGCTTGCCTTCTTGATGATGATCACCCGCACCAAGGCCATCCCGCAGGTGATCGGCTTCCTGGCGATGGAGAACGGCCTTTTCCTCGCCGCCACCAGCGCCACCTACGGCATGCCGATGGTGGTCGAGCTGGGCATCGCGCTCGACGTGCTGGTCGGCGTCATCATCCTCGGCGTGTTCTTCTTCCAGATCCGCGACCAGTTCGACAGCCTGGACATCCGCCACATGGAACGCCTGAAGGAAAGATGA
- a CDS encoding hydrogenase 4 subunit F — MMDFFILVLAIPLVSGVLLTVLGEREWAPNLNIIASGGTFLASALLTAEIIAHGPRFAFGELFFIDSMNVFFVTLTAFVGMTTSIFSGPYMKNEREHGKLTVQRLRLYKSMFQLFMFTMLVALTTNNLGILWVAMEAATLTTVLLVSLYRSPASLEAAWKYFILCGVGIAQALFGTILLYFAAERVLGETGNALLWTHLVDVKGQLEPTIMALSFIFLLVGYGTKVGLAPLHNWLPDAHAEGPTPVSAVLSGLLLNVALYAILRVKVLADGAIPGNYAGNLMMGFGLLTLLVAAFFLSRQRDIKRMFAYSSIEHMGLITFAFGMGGAVANFAGLLHMTMHSLTKSAIFFAVGHAAQKMGTQIMEDIRGLIKVNPLIGWGLMLGTLAILGMPPFGVFASEFMILTHAMKHYPWATPILLTALGVAFAAIFGKVQPMVFDETRAKPLPHAPAITPVFLHLAIVLMMGLYIPPYLTRWFHEAARMMG, encoded by the coding sequence ATGATGGATTTCTTCATCCTCGTCCTCGCCATCCCCCTCGTCAGCGGCGTGCTGCTGACGGTGCTCGGGGAGCGCGAATGGGCGCCCAACCTCAACATCATCGCCAGCGGCGGCACATTCCTCGCCTCGGCGCTGCTGACGGCCGAGATCATCGCCCACGGCCCGCGCTTCGCCTTCGGCGAGCTGTTCTTCATCGACTCGATGAACGTGTTCTTCGTGACGCTCACCGCCTTCGTCGGGATGACGACCAGCATCTTCTCCGGCCCCTACATGAAGAACGAGCGCGAGCACGGAAAGCTCACGGTGCAGCGCCTGCGCCTCTACAAGAGCATGTTTCAGCTCTTCATGTTCACCATGCTCGTGGCGCTCACCACCAACAACCTCGGCATCCTCTGGGTGGCGATGGAGGCGGCGACGCTGACCACCGTGCTTCTCGTCTCGCTCTACCGCTCGCCGGCCTCCCTTGAGGCGGCCTGGAAGTATTTCATCCTCTGCGGCGTCGGCATCGCCCAGGCCCTGTTCGGCACCATCCTGCTCTACTTCGCCGCCGAGCGCGTGCTGGGCGAGACCGGCAACGCCCTGCTCTGGACCCACCTGGTGGATGTGAAGGGGCAGCTCGAACCGACCATCATGGCGCTCTCGTTCATCTTCCTGCTGGTCGGCTACGGTACCAAGGTTGGACTCGCGCCGCTGCACAACTGGCTGCCCGACGCCCACGCCGAGGGCCCGACGCCGGTCTCCGCGGTGCTTTCCGGCCTGCTGCTCAACGTTGCGCTCTACGCCATCCTGCGGGTGAAGGTGCTGGCCGACGGCGCGATCCCGGGCAACTACGCCGGCAATCTGATGATGGGCTTCGGGCTGCTGACGCTGCTGGTGGCGGCCTTCTTTCTCTCCAGGCAGCGCGACATCAAGCGCATGTTCGCCTATTCGTCCATCGAGCACATGGGCCTCATCACCTTCGCGTTCGGCATGGGCGGCGCGGTGGCGAACTTCGCCGGGCTGCTGCACATGACGATGCACTCGCTGACCAAGTCGGCCATCTTCTTCGCCGTCGGCCATGCCGCGCAGAAGATGGGAACGCAGATCATGGAGGACATCCGCGGCCTTATCAAGGTCAATCCGCTGATCGGCTGGGGGCTGATGCTGGGCACGCTGGCCATCCTCGGCATGCCGCCCTTCGGCGTGTTCGCCAGCGAGTTCATGATCCTCACGCATGCGATGAAGCATTACCCGTGGGCCACGCCGATCCTGCTGACGGCGCTGGGCGTCGCCTTCGCGGCCATCTTCGGCAAGGTGCAGCCGATGGTCTTCGACGAGACCCGCGCGAAGCCGCTGCCGCATGCGCCGGCCATCACGCCGGTCTTCCTGCACCTGGCCATCGTGCTGATGATGGGCCTGTACATTCCCCCCTATCTCACGCGCTGGTTCCATGAGGCCGCAAGGATGATGGGATGA